A portion of the Nitrospinaceae bacterium genome contains these proteins:
- a CDS encoding SHOCT domain-containing protein, translating into MPFATLASANPGDLGQGTWGHGPMGYGMHYMWGAWGIGMMLFMLIFWGLIIAGVVALIRWLWGGSGGSTSVPTSRGDAAEEILKNRYAKGEIDKQEFESKLQDIRAT; encoded by the coding sequence ATGCCATTCGCCACGCTCGCCTCGGCGAATCCCGGCGACTTGGGCCAGGGGACCTGGGGACACGGCCCCATGGGCTACGGCATGCATTACATGTGGGGGGCCTGGGGGATAGGGATGATGTTGTTCATGCTGATTTTCTGGGGGCTGATCATCGCCGGAGTCGTTGCCTTGATTCGATGGCTCTGGGGCGGTTCGGGCGGATCAACTTCTGTTCCTACAAGCAGAGGTGATGCGGCGGAAGAGATTTTGAAAAACCGTTATGCTAAGGGCGAAATCGACAAGCAGGAATTTGAGTCAAAACTGCAGGATATTCGGGCAACCTGA